AGCATGGCGGGGACAGCGCCGACCTTGACCACTACCTCGTGCCCGGCTCCTTCGAGGTGCCGCTCGTCGCCCGGCGGCTGGCCGAAAGCGGGCGCTACGACGCGGTGATCTGCCTGGGGGCCGTCATCAAGGGGGCGACTGACCACTACGAATTCGTGGCGGGGGCGGCCACCAACGGCATCCTGAACTCGATGCTGCACACGGGCGTGCCCATCGCCTTCGGGGTGCTGACCACCGACACCACCGAGCAGGCCATCGAGCGGGCAGGGACAAAGGCGGGGAACAAGGGCGGCGAGGCCGTCCTAGCCATGATCGAGACCGTCAACCTGCTGCGCCAGATTCCTGAGCGGGGCTGAC
This portion of the Deinococcus terrestris genome encodes:
- the ribH gene encoding 6,7-dimethyl-8-ribityllumazine synthase translates to MNRTEATLIATGLKFAIVSTRWNHFIVDRLVEGAQTAFVQHGGDSADLDHYLVPGSFEVPLVARRLAESGRYDAVICLGAVIKGATDHYEFVAGAATNGILNSMLHTGVPIAFGVLTTDTTEQAIERAGTKAGNKGGEAVLAMIETVNLLRQIPERG